From the genome of Candidatus Eisenbacteria bacterium:
ATGGCGACCTCGCGGCGCCCGCGCTCTACGAGGGCGCCCCCGCGCCGGACGCCGGATCGGGGCAGAGCCTGGCGCGCGTGCGGGACGGCGCGGATACCGGCGTCAACCGGGACGACTGGGCCGTCGAGAGCGAGCCGACGCCGGGCGCCGCGAATCATCCCGACGTGAGGCTTCGCATTTCCCGCTCCGGCGCCGTCACCACGCCGGAGGTCGCGTGGCCAGGCGAGGAGGTCGAGCTTCGCGCCTGGGTCAGGAACTCGGGAAGGCTTCCGATCGGCGAAGGCAAGTGGGCGGCGCGAGCGGAAGTCCGCGATGCCGCGGATACGGTTTGGTCTTTGGTGGCATCGGTTCGTGGTGCCCTGGTCCTGCCCGCGGAGAGCGTGTCGGTCGCGCTCTCCTTCCCGGCGCCTCCGCCAGGAGCACATACCGCGCGGGTTCGCCTCGGCGATGCCGGTGGGTCGGCCGGCGGGCCGCTTGAGGGCGCGGCCATCACCGACACGGCGGCGGTGGCGCTCCGCACGGTCGCGGGCCCCGCGATCGTCAGTGAAATCGCCTTCCGCGATGCCGGTGCCGGAGAGTGGATCGAGATCTGGTTTCGCGACCGGGTCGAGGACGTCGGGGCGATCTCGATCGCCGACGCGGCGAGCGGCCCGCGGCCCATCGACCGCGGTCCCTTGCCGCGAGCCGTCGATTCGGGCTCCTTCCTCGTGGTCGCGAAGGATCCCGCATTGGTGCGCGCGTCGTTCGGCCTCGCCGACAGCTTGGTTGTCGGCGTGATCGGGGGCTGGCCCTCGCTCAACGACGCCGGGACGGACGGGGCGCCCGCCGACCGAGTGCGTTTGCTCGACGCGGATGGGACGCCGTGCGACGCCGTTCCGTATCGCGGCGAATCGAGCGCCCGGGGCGGAAGCTTGGAGCGGCTCTCCGTCGACCTCCCCAGCGACGCGGCCGGAACGTGGGCCGAATCGGTCGACCCAGGCCGAGGCACTCCCGGACGCGATAATTCGATGAAGGCGCCCGGCTCGGTGGCGGCGGCGCGGGGCGCGCTCTTGGTCGCGGGCGCCCGCGTTCTCCGCCGCCGCGAAGGCGAAGCGCGGCCCGTGGTCCTTCGATTGACCGCCGCGGCGCGAGGACGGCGGCTCACGGTGCGCGTTCACGATCTCCTGGGCCGCCCGCTCCGCACATTGGTGGAAGGCCAGCGGTTCGATTCCGAGGGGGCCTTCCTCTGGGACGGACGCGACGATCACGGCGCGCCGGTCCCACCCGGCCTCTACGTGATCCGCGCCGACGCGTTGCCGGAGGAGGGCGCCGCCGCGCGGGCAACGAGCGTTCCGATGGCGGTGGCGCGATGACGCTCATAGGGATATCGCTCCTTCGCGTCATCGCCGCGGTCCTGATGGTGTTCGCGGCATTCGTCGCGGGCCCCGCCATGCCCGCGCGGGCGGCGTTCGAGCTTCGCGATGCGTCGCCCGCGGCGCTTGGGGCCGTGTCGATCGATCTGGATTCCCAATCGCTGTTCGACGAGGCGGAGCCGGGTCGCGGTGGGATCCGGTTGGGAGCGAGCCACGCCTCGCTCTACCAGGTCGATGGCCTCGTCCAGGACCGGGCCTGGGCCGCAATCGAGGGGCGCAGGGGCTCGGTCTCGCTCGCCTGCGCGAGGGTGGGAGTGCCGGGGACCACGGAATCGAGCGCGCGCCTCACGCTCCGAGAGTCGGGGGCGAGATTGGTCGGGCTCGAGCTCAACGCCGAGCGCCTCGACTTGGCGCTCGACGGAGAGCCGCACGAAGGGGGCTGGGCGTTCGGGGGCGCGGCGCGGGCGCGCGTCTCCCTGCCGCAGCTCGACCTCGAGGTTGCCGTTGCCGCGGACCGGGTCCTCCGGAGCGCCGGTCTCGATCGCCTCGGCGTCCCTCCCTCCGTCCCGTTCTCCATCCGGCTCCGCACGGGAGGCGCCGCCGCGGCCTGGGTGGACCGCTGGGACGGAACCGGTCGGCGAAGCCCCAGGCTCGTCCTCGACCTGCCTGTGGGCGGGGCCGCGAGGCTCCGGCTGGGACGGGGCGAGGCTCCCGGGAGGATCGGCGCGGCCCTTGCCATCCGATGGCGTCGCATCGAGGTATCCGCGGGCCGCATGGACCAGTCCGCCGGCGGCGTGATCACGGGCGCGGCGCTCGGCATGGCCCCTCCCGCCGCATTCGGGAGCCGGTAAAGCGATGCGGAGAATCGGAAACGCATTTGATATCATGCGGCTGCGGGGTGTCGCGGCATCCGTTTCGGCGCGCCTCTGCTGCGCCCTGGGCCTTGCTGTCTCGGCGCTTGGCCTGGCCCCGGCCGGGGGCCTAGCCGAGACCTACTGGCTCCCGATCCCCGTCGAGGAGATCGAGGCTCCCGAGGCGCTCGACGACGCGCCGGGACAAGCGTCCGGCTTCTTGATGCGGGCGACCGTCCGGGACGGGGTGGCGACGATACATCGCGTGGCGGCCGCGCGATCCGGACGATCGCGCCTCGTGGAGCTCTCGCTCTTGGGAGAGGGCGCCGCGGCCCACGCGGGCACGCTCGCGATCCGAGGCGCACATTCGGGGCCGGATCTCGTCGCCGGGCGCGTGAAGGTGAGCGGCTCGGGGTCGCTCTTTCTGGAGGCCGTGGGTCTCTCGAGGCGCACGTCGCGCGTCCCGAGAGTCAATACGGCTCCGCCGAGACTCGAGGCGCCGACGAGCGCGACATCGCCCTCGATCGAGGGGATCGGCTTCGGCCGCTCTTCTGAACCGGGCACCAAGCTCCCCGGCATCTGGGTTGTCGCGGGGAGACGCTTCGAGGATGGCGCGCGGATCGCGTCCCTGGGCATGGGCCACGCGCTCGGCCAAGGATCGTGGAGCGTCGCCGCCGGAACGATCGGCCGCGCCGCCACGGGAGCGATCGCGGCGGAGGTCCGATCCGCCGGGACCGCCGCGGCTGGGGAAGCGGCCATCACGCCCGGAGGCGTCGCGACGCTCCTATCGGCGGAGAGCGCCGCGGGCCCGCTGCGAGTAAGCGGCCGCTGGCGGTATCGCGCCGCGGAAACACGGCATGGGGCGTGCGAGCTGAGCGTCGAAGGGGGCCCACGAGCCGCGCGGGCGAGAATCCACGCAAGCGGCGGGCCCTCGGGCCCGAGCGGGGCGATCGGGCGCATCGAGCTGGAGTGCCGGCTCGGCGCGCGCGGGCTCGGCCCGATCACGATCCGCGCGGGGAGAAGCCGGACGGACGGTTTTTCCACGGCTTCGGGCGCGACGGTCCGGACAGAACGGTACGCGGTCCTCGACGCCTCGATCGCGCGATTCGCGGGCCGGGGCCTCTCGCTCCTCGCGACCCGCCGCGAGCGTGAGACCGCGGAAGGCATCCGTCTGGGCTCGAGTCTCGGCGGCCGCGTCGATCTGACCTGGCGGCGCCGGGGGAGGCTCGAGGTGTTCGTCGAGGCCGCGCGTGCGGACCAAGGCGGCGCGGCGTGGGGGAGCGGCCTCTTCGCGGGCGGTTCGACCGCGCTCCGATCCCGCACGCGGCCGGGAGTGGCCGCCTCCGCGCGAGGAGCGCTGCGTCTAGGCCGGTGGCAGCTCGGCGGCTTGGTCGAAGGACGGGAAGATGAGCGCGGGCGGCAGGCTTCCGCCGCCACGATCTGGATTCAACGAGCGATGCCTGCGATCGCGCCCTGAGGCGCGGGGCGGCGACGCGACGAAACAACGGGGGTGAATCGAATGCGCTACGCGGATCGCATGAGGGATCTCGGCACCGAAACCGCCTTCGAGGTGCTCGCGAAGGCGAGAGCCCTCGAGGCGAAGGGGCGCACGATCGTGCATCTAGAGATCGGGGAGCCAGACTTCGACACGCCCGCCAACATCCGGGCAGCCGCGGCGCGCGCCCTCGAAGGCGGCTTTACCCACTACGGCCCCTCGGCCGGTCTTCCCGAGGTGCGCGAGGCGATCGCCGCCTTCATCTCGAAGGATCGCGGTCTTCCGACGGCGCCCGATCAGGTCGTTGTGACCCCGGGCGGAAAGCCGGTCTTAACCTTCGCCGTCCTCGCCTGCGTCAATCCGGGCGACGAGGTGATCGTCCCGAATCCGGGCTTTCCGATCTACGAATCGGCGGTCCGTTTCGCGGGCGGAAAGCCGGTTTCCCTGGCGCTCCGCGAGGATCGCGGCTTCCGTTTCGGCGCGGCCGACATCGAGCCGCTCCTGACGCCGCGCACGCGCATGTTGATCCTGAACTCCCCGCACAACCCGACCGGATCGGTCCTGGCGCCGCGCGATCTCGACGACATCGCTTCCCTCATCAGGAATCGCGAGATCTTCGTGCTCTCGGACGAGATCTACGGAAAGATCCTTTACGAGGGAACGCACGAGACGATCGCCACGCGGCCGGATGTGGCGGAGCGGACGATCCTCCTCGACGGTTTCTCCAAGACCTACGCCATGACGGGCTGGAGGCTGGGCTACGGCGTGATGAACGCCACCCTCGCCAAGCACGTCGCGCGCCTCGCGACGAACGTCTACTCGTGCGCGACCTCGTTCGTCCAGCGCGCGGCCCCGGAGGCTCTCAATGGCCCGCAGGACGAAGTGCGTGCCATGGTGGCCGAGTTCCGTCGCCGCCGCGATGTCATCGTCGACGGATTGAACGCGATCCCCGGCGTGCGATGCGCGAAGCCGGCCGGCGCGTTCTACGTGTTTCCCAACGTCACTGGCCTGGGCATGAAGAGCGCCGATCTGGAGCAGGCGCTCTTGAACGACGCCGGGGTCGCCGTTCTCTCGGGCACGGCGTTCGGCTCCCAGGGCGAGGGCTACCTGCGCTTCTCCTACGCCAACTCGATCGAGAACATCCGCGAGGGGATCCGCCGGTTCGAGGCCTTCGCCCAGAGCCACGTCAAAGCGGCCCGCTGAGTCGGTTGAGCGGTCTCCCGAAGAGCATCCTCATCACCCTCGGCGGCAACGCCATTCTGCCCGCGCGCGGCACGGGCACGTTCGACGAGCAGTCCGCGATCACGCGGCTGACCATGCAGCCGATCGCTGAGCTGATCCGCGACGGCGTGCAGGTGGTGTTGAGCCACGGCAACGGGCCGATCGTCGGGAACATCCTGATCCGGAACGAGGCCGCGCGCGATCAGATCCCCCCGATGCCGCTCGACGTCTGCGGCGCCGACTCCCAGGGCGGGATCGGATTCATGATGCAGCAGGCGCTTCAGAACGAGCTCCGGCGCGTGTCCGTCGACCGGACCGTCGTGACCCTGGTCACGCAGGTCGTCGTCGACGAGCGCGATCCGGCGTTCCGGCGCCCGACCAAGCCGATCGGGCCCTTTTACTCGCAGGACCGGGCGCGCCTCCTCGCGAAGGAGAAGGGATGGACGGTCGTGGAAGACGCCGGCCGCGGCTGGCGGCGCGTCGTTGCATCGCCGCGGCCGCTCGAGGTCGTGGAGATCGCCGCGATCCGAAAGCTCGTGGCGGACGGCGTGATCGCGATCGCCGCGGGCGGGGGCGGAATCCCGGTCGCGCGGCAGTGGGACGGCTCCCTCCACGGCGTCGAGGCTGTGATCGACAAGGATCTCGCGTCGAGCCTCCTGGCGCGGCTCCTCGGCTGCGAGATGCTCTGCATCGTGACCGGGGTCGATCGCGTGGCGCTGAATTACGGCAAGCCCGATCAGCGCGATCTGGATTGCGCGACGGCCGAGGAGCTTTCGCGGTATGCTGCCGAGGGTCACTTCCCCTCGGGGAGCATGGGACCCAAGATCCAAGCTGCGATTGAGTTCGTTCGAGGGGGCGGACGCGAAGTCGTGATCACCTCGCCGGCGAAAGTTCTGGAGGCGCTCCAAGGGAAGGGCGGGACTCGAATCCGAAGGGAGTAGCACGCGGGAAGCGCCGCGATCGGCGCGGGCTGTGGGAGCAGCGGGAGTGCGGGCGCGGGAGGACTCGGGTGGGCGACAAGGACGTCGGTCTCAAGGTAAAGGGGATCTCGATCGCGGACGGGGAACCCCCGGCCGTTGATGATCTGACCTTCTCGGTCGCTCGCGGCTCGCTCCACATGATCCTCGGCGAGCGCGGCACCGGAAAGACGGCTCTCTTGGAGGCGCTCGCCGGACGGCGGCCCCTCGACGAAGGGTCGATCGATTCCGGGGGCGCGGCGGCCCTCGTCTCAGGTTCGACCACACCCGCCCACATTCGGGTGCTCGATCGGCTGCTCCTCCACCGGCAGTCGCGGTACCTCGGGATGGGAATCCACTGGAAGCGGGCGCGACGGGAAGCGCGCGAGCTGGCGGCGCGGTTCGGGTTGGAGGCGATCCTCGACGTGCCTGTCGAGGCGCTCCGGCCCCTCGAGCGCCGGCTCCTCGAGCTCGCGGCGGCCTCGGTCGAATCGCCCGGACTCTTGCTGCTCGACGAGCCTACCTCCGATCTCGGGCCGCATGAAGCGCGGCAGTTTCTCGCGGGGGTCAAGTCCGTCGCCTCCGAGCAGAAGATCCCGGCGGTCTTCACCAGCACCTGGCCGCGCGACGCCTACCCTGAGGCGGAAGGCGTGACGATTCTCTGGCGCGGGGCCGCGCCAGCGACGGTGACGACGCGCGAGTGCAGCGAGGGAGCGCTCGTCGAGCGCTGGACGGGCGGCGTCGGAATTCGCAGGGCACCGACCGGTCCCCATCTGCCGGGCGACCCGCTCCTTCGCGCGGAAGGATTGGTATCGCAAGGGCGCGGGCGCGAGACCTCCCTGGCCGGGCTCGATTTCGAGGTCAAATCGGGCGAGGTGCTTGCGGTGGTCGGCGCTCCGGCGGACGGGCTCACCTTGCTCCACGACGCCCTCCTCGGAAGCAGGATCCCGGAGCGCGGAACGATGCAGTTCCTGGGCAAGGAAATGACCCGCTCGTCCCGGCGCCACCGCGTGGAATCGGGGATCAGCTTCGTCAACCCGCCCCACTCGCGCGACCAGGCGATCGCAGAATTCACGATCGAGGAGAACCTGATTCTGGGCCAGACCGGCGGGCCGCCCTTCGCGCGCGGTGGATTCCTACGCCCGGAATCGATCCGAGGGAACGCGGTCCGGACGCTCCGGGACTTCGAGATCCCCGGCGCGTCGCCGGGCGATCGCTTCCGGGACCTGAGCCAGGGCGACCGGCAGCGGATCATCGTCGCCCGTGAGGTGATTCGAAATCCTGTCCTCCTCGTCGTGCGTTCCCCCGCGCAGGGGTTGTCGCTGGCCGCGCAGGAGTACGTGAGGCGGGCGCTGGTCCTCCAGTGCGAGCGGGGGAGCGGCCTCCTCTGGCTCACGGAGGAGCCTGAAGAAGCGATGCGCGTCGCCGATCGTCTGGCCGTGCTCGCCGCGGGGCGCTTCGTGTGGATTCCCGTTACCGAGACGCTGACGCGCGAGATGATCATCGACGAGATGTCGGGGGCCGCGGCGTGATTCCGGGGCGCTGCCGCGGCGGGGTCTGGCCGATCGTCGCGAATGTCCTCGTCCTCGCCGCCCT
Proteins encoded in this window:
- the arcC gene encoding carbamate kinase; the protein is MSGLPKSILITLGGNAILPARGTGTFDEQSAITRLTMQPIAELIRDGVQVVLSHGNGPIVGNILIRNEAARDQIPPMPLDVCGADSQGGIGFMMQQALQNELRRVSVDRTVVTLVTQVVVDERDPAFRRPTKPIGPFYSQDRARLLAKEKGWTVVEDAGRGWRRVVASPRPLEVVEIAAIRKLVADGVIAIAAGGGGIPVARQWDGSLHGVEAVIDKDLASSLLARLLGCEMLCIVTGVDRVALNYGKPDQRDLDCATAEELSRYAAEGHFPSGSMGPKIQAAIEFVRGGGREVVITSPAKVLEALQGKGGTRIRRE
- a CDS encoding pyridoxal phosphate-dependent aminotransferase translates to MRYADRMRDLGTETAFEVLAKARALEAKGRTIVHLEIGEPDFDTPANIRAAAARALEGGFTHYGPSAGLPEVREAIAAFISKDRGLPTAPDQVVVTPGGKPVLTFAVLACVNPGDEVIVPNPGFPIYESAVRFAGGKPVSLALREDRGFRFGAADIEPLLTPRTRMLILNSPHNPTGSVLAPRDLDDIASLIRNREIFVLSDEIYGKILYEGTHETIATRPDVAERTILLDGFSKTYAMTGWRLGYGVMNATLAKHVARLATNVYSCATSFVQRAAPEALNGPQDEVRAMVAEFRRRRDVIVDGLNAIPGVRCAKPAGAFYVFPNVTGLGMKSADLEQALLNDAGVAVLSGTAFGSQGEGYLRFSYANSIENIREGIRRFEAFAQSHVKAAR
- a CDS encoding ATP-binding cassette domain-containing protein — its product is MGDKDVGLKVKGISIADGEPPAVDDLTFSVARGSLHMILGERGTGKTALLEALAGRRPLDEGSIDSGGAAALVSGSTTPAHIRVLDRLLLHRQSRYLGMGIHWKRARREARELAARFGLEAILDVPVEALRPLERRLLELAAASVESPGLLLLDEPTSDLGPHEARQFLAGVKSVASEQKIPAVFTSTWPRDAYPEAEGVTILWRGAAPATVTTRECSEGALVERWTGGVGIRRAPTGPHLPGDPLLRAEGLVSQGRGRETSLAGLDFEVKSGEVLAVVGAPADGLTLLHDALLGSRIPERGTMQFLGKEMTRSSRRHRVESGISFVNPPHSRDQAIAEFTIEENLILGQTGGPPFARGGFLRPESIRGNAVRTLRDFEIPGASPGDRFRDLSQGDRQRIIVAREVIRNPVLLVVRSPAQGLSLAAQEYVRRALVLQCERGSGLLWLTEEPEEAMRVADRLAVLAAGRFVWIPVTETLTREMIIDEMSGAAA